One genomic region from Leptospira tipperaryensis encodes:
- a CDS encoding di-heme oxidoredictase family protein, producing the protein MKNKNTKMREEFSSFMVSAYSNIRKGFLLGIFCVIFSQCGILDQKKKNNDLELATILLVLQNLDPGEQYSGGFTTTFDSTVNAFDLVASNLREGGNIDFQGGNSFFNRLWVQGGNSASDGLGPVFNSTSCNGCHVKDGRGTPPASGSSNFSTMLIRVSKNGKDSITGGPLGLDNYGLQINDHGVAGPPLVPAEAVTTVTFAEEPGTFPDGEAYSLRRPTFTISAWAFGTPAVVNQSPRTSPMIPGLGLLEAIPEATIRSFADPDDLDGDGISGKPNTVWDAKLQKKVLGRFGWKANEPNLTQQNQGAFLGDIGITSPLFSTQNCTAAQTNCLASTPGNNGTAEGTEISTKTANLVTLYTRLVSVPGRRNWTNTDVVRGKEIFTQVGCNACHKPYIFTGPIDGFPEISFQHIKPYTDLLLHDMGTDLADNREDFDATGTEWRTPPLWGTGLVQKVNGHNNLLHDGRARGHKEAILWHGGEALNSKNKFIALPKADRDKLILFLESL; encoded by the coding sequence ATGAAAAACAAAAATACAAAAATGAGGGAAGAATTTTCTTCCTTCATGGTTTCAGCATATTCTAATATACGCAAAGGATTCCTCTTGGGAATCTTTTGTGTTATATTTTCACAGTGTGGAATTTTAGATCAAAAGAAAAAAAACAACGATCTAGAATTGGCAACCATTCTTCTTGTCCTTCAAAATCTGGACCCGGGCGAACAATACTCCGGCGGATTTACGACAACATTTGATAGCACCGTAAACGCGTTTGATTTGGTCGCGTCCAATCTTCGCGAAGGCGGGAACATTGACTTTCAGGGCGGGAATTCCTTTTTCAATCGCCTCTGGGTTCAAGGCGGCAATTCCGCCTCCGACGGTTTAGGCCCGGTTTTCAACAGCACTTCCTGCAACGGTTGTCACGTAAAAGACGGAAGAGGAACTCCTCCCGCAAGCGGAAGTAGTAATTTTTCAACGATGCTGATCCGAGTCAGTAAGAATGGAAAGGATTCGATCACAGGCGGTCCCCTCGGACTCGACAACTACGGTTTGCAGATCAACGACCACGGAGTCGCGGGTCCGCCCTTAGTTCCGGCGGAAGCGGTAACGACCGTAACTTTCGCCGAAGAACCGGGAACCTTTCCTGACGGCGAAGCCTATTCTCTTAGAAGACCGACATTTACGATTTCGGCTTGGGCCTTCGGAACTCCTGCCGTAGTCAATCAGTCTCCTCGCACTTCGCCGATGATTCCCGGACTTGGACTCTTAGAAGCGATACCGGAAGCGACGATTCGTTCCTTTGCGGATCCGGACGATTTGGACGGAGATGGTATATCAGGAAAACCGAATACAGTCTGGGACGCCAAACTTCAAAAAAAGGTACTGGGTCGATTCGGATGGAAGGCAAACGAGCCGAACTTAACTCAGCAAAATCAGGGAGCGTTCTTAGGAGATATAGGAATCACGAGCCCTCTCTTTTCAACTCAGAACTGTACCGCGGCGCAGACGAATTGTCTCGCGTCCACTCCGGGGAACAACGGAACCGCGGAAGGAACTGAAATTTCGACGAAGACGGCGAATCTCGTAACCTTATACACAAGACTCGTAAGCGTTCCGGGGAGAAGAAACTGGACAAACACGGACGTAGTGCGTGGAAAAGAAATCTTCACACAAGTCGGTTGCAACGCTTGTCACAAACCTTATATCTTTACCGGTCCCATAGACGGATTTCCGGAAATTTCTTTCCAACACATCAAACCTTATACCGATCTTCTTCTTCACGATATGGGAACCGATCTCGCGGACAATCGAGAGGACTTTGATGCAACCGGAACCGAATGGAGAACTCCTCCTCTTTGGGGAACCGGACTCGTTCAAAAAGTAAACGGTCACAACAACCTTCTTCACGACGGAAGGGCAAGAGGTCACAAGGAAGCGATTCTTTGGCACGGAGGAGAGGCCCTCAATTCTAAAAACAAATTTATCGCTCTACCGAAAGCGGATCGGGACAAACTGATTCTTTTCCTGGAGTCTTTATGA